The DNA segment GTTTCACGAATATGCGCCACGATGATTGATGCGGCTGATCCGGCATCAGCGTCGGCGGTAGTCCCGCTGGATAATTGGGTGGCGGCCTGCGCTGCGCGCAGAAAAGGAAAATTTGCGATGAGTATTTCCGCAGAAAATTCCGCCAGCGATCCAGGCACTTTAAATGCGGCATTCGGGTCGCTGAAAAAGTTGGAATAAACAGTTATCTCCCCGTTTGGGGACTTGACCACCAGGTTGTCGCCAACACGTGATAGCTTATTGCTATCCACTGTCGATAAATCCAGTACGGGGCCTTCAAATTTGCCGATGGCGTTCCGCTGAACTGCACTGGTTTCGTTGTTGGTAGTCAAAATAGTAGTCCTTGAAGGAACAATCGATGCAACCTGTCAGTTCGTAAATTGGAATTTTTGTGACGCGGTATCGACCTCCATGAGGGCACAGGTTGGAAACCGTGCGGCCGTCATGAAGGCCGAATGGCCGCAATTCCTGAAACATCTCCTATTCCCAGACGGACATCTGCCATCTTGAGAATTGATATTTCTCAATAGTAGAAGTTTCTAAACAGAAATTGCCTGAGCAAATCTGAGCGGCGTGTTAAATAACATTGCCGAAAGACAACGAAGGGAAGAACGGACAAAATGACGGGGCAGTTTGGCCTTACCGGCAAACTTCGATTTCGTCGTAAAAACGATAGCCAATACCCCGCAAGGTGGTCACGGGCAGTTGGAGGCCGCAAGCCTCCTCGACCTTGCGACGCAGGCGGCGCATCTGGGTGTCGAGCCGACGTTGGTCATAATCCACGTAGTCCTCACCCAGCGCACAAACAATTGTCTTGCGACTGACACTATTACCACCTGCGGCCAGGGCCAGCAGTACCGTGTAGTCTTGAGCGGAGAGGGTAATCGGCGCGAAGCCGGGGGGAGTCAGGCATGGCGGCGAACCTGACAGGCGCCAGCGCGGTACTGAATCGGCAATGGCTTGGGAAGCCACATCGATGGGATTGGTATGTCTGCGCTCGGTGACATCGCGAGCCACAGCAACCCTGACCTGATCGGTCTCCGACCAGCGGGCCGACCACATGATGTTGGCGATGCGGCCATCCTTGCGGATATAGCGGTTCTCGAAATGCAGCTGCAGGTAGCCGGCCTCAATCCGCTCAACCGCCTTCAATGTCCTCGTGCGATCCTCGGGGAATACCAGGTCAATCATCTGCTTGCCCACCATTTCGTCTGGCGTATATCCGAAAATTCGTTCGCAAGCACCACTAACAGAAATGAATCGCCCTTGGGTATCAACCACACAGATTGCATCCGGCAGCAAATCCATGAAATTCGTCAGTACGTTGGGGCCATTTTGTTGCATGGTAAATGGGAAGATTGACTACCGAAACAAGAAGCTGGAAAAATGCTGACAAATTTATAATTGTTTAATTTAACAAGCAGCTTGATCCGAATAGAGGAAGAAGGCTTGTGTTGGCAGCTTGTTTTTTCAAATTATAAATATGGCGTGGAGATGGGCAAAATATATTTTTCGCTCACATCTCTAAATCTGGTGCGGCTGGCGGGGATCGAACCCACGACCCTTGGCTTCGGAGGCCAATACTCTATCCACTGAGCTACAGCCGCGTAGGAGGAATACAGAAGAGTCCAGAAGGATACCGTTTTTCTGGCATGTCGTCCATGCAAACCGCTTGCCATCCGTTCCAAATCGACAGTATTGCGTCTATAATCAAAGGTTTGGCGACCTATTGCGCAATGAAATCCCAGCTTGGCTTCGGATCCGTGCGTACCCGCCTACCAGTTTAAAAAAATGTCTTGAGGGAATAATGAGCGACGCACACAACGAACACGAATCCTTGATTAAAACACCCAAGCAGTTGATCGCTGTGATCGCGGCAGCGTTTATCGTGCCGATCCTGGTCATCGTGCTGCTGACGAAATTCGTCGCTGGCG comes from the Janthinobacterium sp. 17J80-10 genome and includes:
- a CDS encoding PAS domain S-box protein; translation: MQQNGPNVLTNFMDLLPDAICVVDTQGRFISVSGACERIFGYTPDEMVGKQMIDLVFPEDRTRTLKAVERIEAGYLQLHFENRYIRKDGRIANIMWSARWSETDQVRVAVARDVTERRHTNPIDVASQAIADSVPRWRLSGSPPCLTPPGFAPITLSAQDYTVLLALAAGGNSVSRKTIVCALGEDYVDYDQRRLDTQMRRLRRKVEEACGLQLPVTTLRGIGYRFYDEIEVCR